Proteins found in one Elgaria multicarinata webbii isolate HBS135686 ecotype San Diego chromosome 12, rElgMul1.1.pri, whole genome shotgun sequence genomic segment:
- the LOC134407665 gene encoding NXPE family member 4-like isoform X7 has translation MSLPQVVIQAVFVAIVIAGLGFFIYTFHSTNTKSNTVKHSTKQVETDQKVISGDGNACRTWIGWEEKEEEVKSILTKLDQLMPNVTFTHTQGATSAKNSKATILNHKDSYCVGDHLMVRLDLYDGLGKRKEYGGDFLRARIYSLSQSAAASGLIKNYRNGTYLVNFTLFWEGDARVSLLLIHPSEGASALWTARKKGYDKIAFKGRFLNGTSEVLTECGFNRGPTAELCAYLDDRDQEAFYCVKPKNVPCEAFLSLKSYNTPISYLTDLEQSLLQRSSIGIEIPQKFANIQIKSCKSNKRTTSTKCWVGMSSPFPSGFVWQNQWHPVFCNRPNFNSLEQIYTCLNGKLIYFMGDSTVRQWMENLQRRVKKLQYLDTHSFGKPQELIAVDVAGNIQIQWKKHSHPYISSLEYSVKGHSYIARDIDTVAGDKDTAVVISLGQHFRPFPIEFFIRRAINVRKAIQRLLLRSPDTRVIIKGENIREMDIDQERFSDFHGYAQYLALKDVFRDLNVTFIDAWDMTTAYNTNNVHPQDNVVSNQINMFLSYIC, from the exons AGTAATACTGTTAAACATTCCACGAAGCAAGTAGAAACAGATCAAAAGGTGATTTCTGGTG ATGGCAATGCATGCCGTACTTGGATAGGAtgggaagaaaaggaggaagaagtaAAAAGCATCCTTACGAAACTGGACCAGCTGATGCCCAATGTCACCTTCACCCATACGCAAGGCGCCACAAGTGCCAAGAACAGCAAAGCCACCATATTAAACCACAAAGACTCTTATTGTGTTGGAGACCACTTGATGGTTCGGCTGGATTTGTACGACGGCCTGGGAAAGAGGAAGGAATACGGAGGGGATTTCTTACGAGCAAGGATCTATTCATTGAGTCAGagtgctgcagcttctggacttaTCAAAAACTATAGGAATGGGACGTACCTGGTCAATTTCACTCTATTTTGGGAGGGTGATGCCAGAGTTTCTCTCTTGCTGATCCACCCCAGTGAAGGGGCTTCTGCACTGTGGACAGCGAGGAAGAAGGGCTACGACAAAATAGCTTTCAAGGGCAGATTTTTGAATGGAACATCAGAAGTCTTGACTGAATGTGGTTTTAACAGGGGCCCAACAGCTGAACTCTGTGCATATCTAGATGACCGAGACCAGGAGGCCTTCTACTGTGTGAAACCGAAGAATGTGCCATGTGAAGCTTTCCTCTCCCTGAAGTCCTACAACACACCCATCTCATATCTCACAGACTTGGAACAGAGCCTTTTACAGAG GTCCAGTATTGGCATTGAGATTCCTCAGAAGTTTGCAAACATTCAGATCAAATCCTGCAAAA GCAACAAGAGAACAACGAGCACAAAATGTTGGGTTGGGATGAGTTCCCCATTCCCCAGCGGCTTCGTGTGGCAGAACCAATGGCACCCTGTTTTCTGCAACAGGCCCAATTTCAATAGCTTGGAACAGATTTACACTTGCCTGAATGGAAAGCTGATTTACTTCATGGGAGACTCAACTGTGCGGCAATGGATGGAGAATCTTCAAAGAAGAGTGAAGA AGCTTCAATATCTTGATACCCATTCATTTGGAAAACCCCAGGAACTTATTGCTGTAGATGTTGCTGGAAACATTCAAATCCAATGGAAAAAACACAGCCACCCTTACATTAGCTCCTTGGAATACTCAGTGAAAGGTCACAGCTATATTGCTCGGGATATTGACACAGTGGCAGGTGACAAAGACACGGCTGTAGTCATTTCTCTGGGACAGCACTTCCGTCCCTTCCCCATCGAGTTCTTCATCCGAAGGGCAATTAACGTCCGAAAAGCCATCCAGCGCCTTCTCCTAAGGAGTCCAGACACACGAGTCATCATCAAAGGAGAGAACATCCGGGAGATGGACATAGACCAGGAGCGATTCAGTGACTTCCATGGCTACGCCCAATACCTGGCATTAAAGGACGTTTTTCGGGACCTGAACGTGACTTTTATTGATGCATGGGACATGACAACTGCATACAACACAAACAACGTTCACCCACAAGATAATGTGGTTTCGAATCAGATTAATATGTTTTTAAGTTATATATGTTAA
- the LOC134407665 gene encoding NXPE family member 4-like isoform X9, with product MPNVTFTHTQGATSAKNSKATILNHKDSYCVGDHLMVRLDLYDGLGKRKEYGGDFLRARIYSLSQSAAASGLIKNYRNGTYLVNFTLFWEGDARVSLLLIHPSEGASALWTARKKGYDKIAFKGRFLNGTSEVLTECGFNRGPTAELCAYLDDRDQEAFYCVKPKNVPCEAFLSLKSYNTPISYLTDLEQSLLQRSSIGIEIPQKFANIQIKSCKSNKRTTSTKCWVGMSSPFPSGFVWQNQWHPVFCNRPNFNSLEQIYTCLNGKLIYFMGDSTVRQWMENLQRRVKKLQYLDTHSFGKPQELIAVDVAGNIQIQWKKHSHPYISSLEYSVKGHSYIARDIDTVAGDKDTAVVISLGQHFRPFPIEFFIRRAINVRKAIQRLLLRSPDTRVIIKGENIREMDIDQERFSDFHGYAQYLALKDVFRDLNVTFIDAWDMTTAYNTNNVHPQDNVVSNQINMFLSYIC from the exons ATGCCCAATGTCACCTTCACCCATACGCAAGGCGCCACAAGTGCCAAGAACAGCAAAGCCACCATATTAAACCACAAAGACTCTTATTGTGTTGGAGACCACTTGATGGTTCGGCTGGATTTGTACGACGGCCTGGGAAAGAGGAAGGAATACGGAGGGGATTTCTTACGAGCAAGGATCTATTCATTGAGTCAGagtgctgcagcttctggacttaTCAAAAACTATAGGAATGGGACGTACCTGGTCAATTTCACTCTATTTTGGGAGGGTGATGCCAGAGTTTCTCTCTTGCTGATCCACCCCAGTGAAGGGGCTTCTGCACTGTGGACAGCGAGGAAGAAGGGCTACGACAAAATAGCTTTCAAGGGCAGATTTTTGAATGGAACATCAGAAGTCTTGACTGAATGTGGTTTTAACAGGGGCCCAACAGCTGAACTCTGTGCATATCTAGATGACCGAGACCAGGAGGCCTTCTACTGTGTGAAACCGAAGAATGTGCCATGTGAAGCTTTCCTCTCCCTGAAGTCCTACAACACACCCATCTCATATCTCACAGACTTGGAACAGAGCCTTTTACAGAG GTCCAGTATTGGCATTGAGATTCCTCAGAAGTTTGCAAACATTCAGATCAAATCCTGCAAAA GCAACAAGAGAACAACGAGCACAAAATGTTGGGTTGGGATGAGTTCCCCATTCCCCAGCGGCTTCGTGTGGCAGAACCAATGGCACCCTGTTTTCTGCAACAGGCCCAATTTCAATAGCTTGGAACAGATTTACACTTGCCTGAATGGAAAGCTGATTTACTTCATGGGAGACTCAACTGTGCGGCAATGGATGGAGAATCTTCAAAGAAGAGTGAAGA AGCTTCAATATCTTGATACCCATTCATTTGGAAAACCCCAGGAACTTATTGCTGTAGATGTTGCTGGAAACATTCAAATCCAATGGAAAAAACACAGCCACCCTTACATTAGCTCCTTGGAATACTCAGTGAAAGGTCACAGCTATATTGCTCGGGATATTGACACAGTGGCAGGTGACAAAGACACGGCTGTAGTCATTTCTCTGGGACAGCACTTCCGTCCCTTCCCCATCGAGTTCTTCATCCGAAGGGCAATTAACGTCCGAAAAGCCATCCAGCGCCTTCTCCTAAGGAGTCCAGACACACGAGTCATCATCAAAGGAGAGAACATCCGGGAGATGGACATAGACCAGGAGCGATTCAGTGACTTCCATGGCTACGCCCAATACCTGGCATTAAAGGACGTTTTTCGGGACCTGAACGTGACTTTTATTGATGCATGGGACATGACAACTGCATACAACACAAACAACGTTCACCCACAAGATAATGTGGTTTCGAATCAGATTAATATGTTTTTAAGTTATATATGTTAA
- the LOC134407665 gene encoding NXPE family member 4-like isoform X5, with amino-acid sequence MSVPRAHVQQSNDKPCSNICSNRTSAKVVIQAVFVAIVIAGLGFFIYTFHSTNTKSNTVKHSTKQVETDQKVISGDGNACRTWIGWEEKEEEVKSILTKLDQLMPNVTFTHTQGATSAKNSKATILNHKDSYCVGDHLMVRLDLYDGLGKRKEYGGDFLRARIYSLSQSAAASGLIKNYRNGTYLVNFTLFWEGDARVSLLLIHPSEGASALWTARKKGYDKIAFKGRFLNGTSEVLTECGFNRGPTAELCAYLDDRDQEAFYCVKPKNVPCEAFLSLKSYNTPISYLTDLEQSLLQRSSIGIEIPQKFANIQIKSCKSNKRTTSTKCWVGMSSPFPSGFVWQNQWHPVFCNRPNFNSLEQIYTCLNGKLIYFMGDSTVRQWMENLQRRVKKLQYLDTHSFGKPQELIAVDVAGNIQIQWKKHSHPYISSLEYSVKGHSYIARDIDTVAGDKDTAVVISLGQHFRPFPIEFFIRRAINVRKAIQRLLLRSPDTRVIIKGENIREMDIDQERFSDFHGYAQYLALKDVFRDLNVTFIDAWDMTTAYNTNNVHPQDNVVSNQINMFLSYIC; translated from the exons AGTAATACTGTTAAACATTCCACGAAGCAAGTAGAAACAGATCAAAAGGTGATTTCTGGTG ATGGCAATGCATGCCGTACTTGGATAGGAtgggaagaaaaggaggaagaagtaAAAAGCATCCTTACGAAACTGGACCAGCTGATGCCCAATGTCACCTTCACCCATACGCAAGGCGCCACAAGTGCCAAGAACAGCAAAGCCACCATATTAAACCACAAAGACTCTTATTGTGTTGGAGACCACTTGATGGTTCGGCTGGATTTGTACGACGGCCTGGGAAAGAGGAAGGAATACGGAGGGGATTTCTTACGAGCAAGGATCTATTCATTGAGTCAGagtgctgcagcttctggacttaTCAAAAACTATAGGAATGGGACGTACCTGGTCAATTTCACTCTATTTTGGGAGGGTGATGCCAGAGTTTCTCTCTTGCTGATCCACCCCAGTGAAGGGGCTTCTGCACTGTGGACAGCGAGGAAGAAGGGCTACGACAAAATAGCTTTCAAGGGCAGATTTTTGAATGGAACATCAGAAGTCTTGACTGAATGTGGTTTTAACAGGGGCCCAACAGCTGAACTCTGTGCATATCTAGATGACCGAGACCAGGAGGCCTTCTACTGTGTGAAACCGAAGAATGTGCCATGTGAAGCTTTCCTCTCCCTGAAGTCCTACAACACACCCATCTCATATCTCACAGACTTGGAACAGAGCCTTTTACAGAG GTCCAGTATTGGCATTGAGATTCCTCAGAAGTTTGCAAACATTCAGATCAAATCCTGCAAAA GCAACAAGAGAACAACGAGCACAAAATGTTGGGTTGGGATGAGTTCCCCATTCCCCAGCGGCTTCGTGTGGCAGAACCAATGGCACCCTGTTTTCTGCAACAGGCCCAATTTCAATAGCTTGGAACAGATTTACACTTGCCTGAATGGAAAGCTGATTTACTTCATGGGAGACTCAACTGTGCGGCAATGGATGGAGAATCTTCAAAGAAGAGTGAAGA AGCTTCAATATCTTGATACCCATTCATTTGGAAAACCCCAGGAACTTATTGCTGTAGATGTTGCTGGAAACATTCAAATCCAATGGAAAAAACACAGCCACCCTTACATTAGCTCCTTGGAATACTCAGTGAAAGGTCACAGCTATATTGCTCGGGATATTGACACAGTGGCAGGTGACAAAGACACGGCTGTAGTCATTTCTCTGGGACAGCACTTCCGTCCCTTCCCCATCGAGTTCTTCATCCGAAGGGCAATTAACGTCCGAAAAGCCATCCAGCGCCTTCTCCTAAGGAGTCCAGACACACGAGTCATCATCAAAGGAGAGAACATCCGGGAGATGGACATAGACCAGGAGCGATTCAGTGACTTCCATGGCTACGCCCAATACCTGGCATTAAAGGACGTTTTTCGGGACCTGAACGTGACTTTTATTGATGCATGGGACATGACAACTGCATACAACACAAACAACGTTCACCCACAAGATAATGTGGTTTCGAATCAGATTAATATGTTTTTAAGTTATATATGTTAA
- the LOC134407665 gene encoding NXPE family member 4-like isoform X6 — MFQHLQQQDICKEVTGMSLPQVVIQAVFVAIVIAGLGFFIYTFHSTNTKSNTVKHSTKQVETDQKVISGDGNACRTWIGWEEKEEEVKSILTKLDQLMPNVTFTHTQGATSAKNSKATILNHKDSYCVGDHLMVRLDLYDGLGKRKEYGGDFLRARIYSLSQSAAASGLIKNYRNGTYLVNFTLFWEGDARVSLLLIHPSEGASALWTARKKGYDKIAFKGRFLNGTSEVLTECGFNRGPTAELCAYLDDRDQEAFYCVKPKNVPCEAFLSLKSYNTPISYLTDLEQSLLQRSSIGIEIPQKFANIQIKSCKSNKRTTSTKCWVGMSSPFPSGFVWQNQWHPVFCNRPNFNSLEQIYTCLNGKLIYFMGDSTVRQWMENLQRRVKKLQYLDTHSFGKPQELIAVDVAGNIQIQWKKHSHPYISSLEYSVKGHSYIARDIDTVAGDKDTAVVISLGQHFRPFPIEFFIRRAINVRKAIQRLLLRSPDTRVIIKGENIREMDIDQERFSDFHGYAQYLALKDVFRDLNVTFIDAWDMTTAYNTNNVHPQDNVVSNQINMFLSYIC; from the exons AGTAATACTGTTAAACATTCCACGAAGCAAGTAGAAACAGATCAAAAGGTGATTTCTGGTG ATGGCAATGCATGCCGTACTTGGATAGGAtgggaagaaaaggaggaagaagtaAAAAGCATCCTTACGAAACTGGACCAGCTGATGCCCAATGTCACCTTCACCCATACGCAAGGCGCCACAAGTGCCAAGAACAGCAAAGCCACCATATTAAACCACAAAGACTCTTATTGTGTTGGAGACCACTTGATGGTTCGGCTGGATTTGTACGACGGCCTGGGAAAGAGGAAGGAATACGGAGGGGATTTCTTACGAGCAAGGATCTATTCATTGAGTCAGagtgctgcagcttctggacttaTCAAAAACTATAGGAATGGGACGTACCTGGTCAATTTCACTCTATTTTGGGAGGGTGATGCCAGAGTTTCTCTCTTGCTGATCCACCCCAGTGAAGGGGCTTCTGCACTGTGGACAGCGAGGAAGAAGGGCTACGACAAAATAGCTTTCAAGGGCAGATTTTTGAATGGAACATCAGAAGTCTTGACTGAATGTGGTTTTAACAGGGGCCCAACAGCTGAACTCTGTGCATATCTAGATGACCGAGACCAGGAGGCCTTCTACTGTGTGAAACCGAAGAATGTGCCATGTGAAGCTTTCCTCTCCCTGAAGTCCTACAACACACCCATCTCATATCTCACAGACTTGGAACAGAGCCTTTTACAGAG GTCCAGTATTGGCATTGAGATTCCTCAGAAGTTTGCAAACATTCAGATCAAATCCTGCAAAA GCAACAAGAGAACAACGAGCACAAAATGTTGGGTTGGGATGAGTTCCCCATTCCCCAGCGGCTTCGTGTGGCAGAACCAATGGCACCCTGTTTTCTGCAACAGGCCCAATTTCAATAGCTTGGAACAGATTTACACTTGCCTGAATGGAAAGCTGATTTACTTCATGGGAGACTCAACTGTGCGGCAATGGATGGAGAATCTTCAAAGAAGAGTGAAGA AGCTTCAATATCTTGATACCCATTCATTTGGAAAACCCCAGGAACTTATTGCTGTAGATGTTGCTGGAAACATTCAAATCCAATGGAAAAAACACAGCCACCCTTACATTAGCTCCTTGGAATACTCAGTGAAAGGTCACAGCTATATTGCTCGGGATATTGACACAGTGGCAGGTGACAAAGACACGGCTGTAGTCATTTCTCTGGGACAGCACTTCCGTCCCTTCCCCATCGAGTTCTTCATCCGAAGGGCAATTAACGTCCGAAAAGCCATCCAGCGCCTTCTCCTAAGGAGTCCAGACACACGAGTCATCATCAAAGGAGAGAACATCCGGGAGATGGACATAGACCAGGAGCGATTCAGTGACTTCCATGGCTACGCCCAATACCTGGCATTAAAGGACGTTTTTCGGGACCTGAACGTGACTTTTATTGATGCATGGGACATGACAACTGCATACAACACAAACAACGTTCACCCACAAGATAATGTGGTTTCGAATCAGATTAATATGTTTTTAAGTTATATATGTTAA
- the LOC134407665 gene encoding NXPE family member 4-like isoform X8 encodes MFQHLQQQDICKDGNACRTWIGWEEKEEEVKSILTKLDQLMPNVTFTHTQGATSAKNSKATILNHKDSYCVGDHLMVRLDLYDGLGKRKEYGGDFLRARIYSLSQSAAASGLIKNYRNGTYLVNFTLFWEGDARVSLLLIHPSEGASALWTARKKGYDKIAFKGRFLNGTSEVLTECGFNRGPTAELCAYLDDRDQEAFYCVKPKNVPCEAFLSLKSYNTPISYLTDLEQSLLQRSSIGIEIPQKFANIQIKSCKSNKRTTSTKCWVGMSSPFPSGFVWQNQWHPVFCNRPNFNSLEQIYTCLNGKLIYFMGDSTVRQWMENLQRRVKKLQYLDTHSFGKPQELIAVDVAGNIQIQWKKHSHPYISSLEYSVKGHSYIARDIDTVAGDKDTAVVISLGQHFRPFPIEFFIRRAINVRKAIQRLLLRSPDTRVIIKGENIREMDIDQERFSDFHGYAQYLALKDVFRDLNVTFIDAWDMTTAYNTNNVHPQDNVVSNQINMFLSYIC; translated from the exons ATGGCAATGCATGCCGTACTTGGATAGGAtgggaagaaaaggaggaagaagtaAAAAGCATCCTTACGAAACTGGACCAGCTGATGCCCAATGTCACCTTCACCCATACGCAAGGCGCCACAAGTGCCAAGAACAGCAAAGCCACCATATTAAACCACAAAGACTCTTATTGTGTTGGAGACCACTTGATGGTTCGGCTGGATTTGTACGACGGCCTGGGAAAGAGGAAGGAATACGGAGGGGATTTCTTACGAGCAAGGATCTATTCATTGAGTCAGagtgctgcagcttctggacttaTCAAAAACTATAGGAATGGGACGTACCTGGTCAATTTCACTCTATTTTGGGAGGGTGATGCCAGAGTTTCTCTCTTGCTGATCCACCCCAGTGAAGGGGCTTCTGCACTGTGGACAGCGAGGAAGAAGGGCTACGACAAAATAGCTTTCAAGGGCAGATTTTTGAATGGAACATCAGAAGTCTTGACTGAATGTGGTTTTAACAGGGGCCCAACAGCTGAACTCTGTGCATATCTAGATGACCGAGACCAGGAGGCCTTCTACTGTGTGAAACCGAAGAATGTGCCATGTGAAGCTTTCCTCTCCCTGAAGTCCTACAACACACCCATCTCATATCTCACAGACTTGGAACAGAGCCTTTTACAGAG GTCCAGTATTGGCATTGAGATTCCTCAGAAGTTTGCAAACATTCAGATCAAATCCTGCAAAA GCAACAAGAGAACAACGAGCACAAAATGTTGGGTTGGGATGAGTTCCCCATTCCCCAGCGGCTTCGTGTGGCAGAACCAATGGCACCCTGTTTTCTGCAACAGGCCCAATTTCAATAGCTTGGAACAGATTTACACTTGCCTGAATGGAAAGCTGATTTACTTCATGGGAGACTCAACTGTGCGGCAATGGATGGAGAATCTTCAAAGAAGAGTGAAGA AGCTTCAATATCTTGATACCCATTCATTTGGAAAACCCCAGGAACTTATTGCTGTAGATGTTGCTGGAAACATTCAAATCCAATGGAAAAAACACAGCCACCCTTACATTAGCTCCTTGGAATACTCAGTGAAAGGTCACAGCTATATTGCTCGGGATATTGACACAGTGGCAGGTGACAAAGACACGGCTGTAGTCATTTCTCTGGGACAGCACTTCCGTCCCTTCCCCATCGAGTTCTTCATCCGAAGGGCAATTAACGTCCGAAAAGCCATCCAGCGCCTTCTCCTAAGGAGTCCAGACACACGAGTCATCATCAAAGGAGAGAACATCCGGGAGATGGACATAGACCAGGAGCGATTCAGTGACTTCCATGGCTACGCCCAATACCTGGCATTAAAGGACGTTTTTCGGGACCTGAACGTGACTTTTATTGATGCATGGGACATGACAACTGCATACAACACAAACAACGTTCACCCACAAGATAATGTGGTTTCGAATCAGATTAATATGTTTTTAAGTTATATATGTTAA